Genomic window (Aquimarina sp. BL5):
CTTGACCAGAAGCAAGCATTAATGGAGCAGAGTAGAGGTCATTAACTAAAACAGGATTTATTCGCACTCCGTAAGAAAATAAAGCATCTCCTAATCTAAGATCTTGCATAAATGCTACTGCTGTTCCTTGTGATTTCTGAGTAAATAAACTATCAATTTCCATAGCGACCGACTCTACTAACCAAAGAGATTTACCGCCTTCCATGATAAATTGATCTAATACATATTTTTCATTTTCAGAAAATGGCTGTGTGGGTTTAGCATTAATAACAAGATCGAATTTTTGTAAATCTTGCAATGTTTTTTCTGGGTTCGAAGAAACAGAGTCCAATGTAAAAGCTCCAACGAAATAATATTCTTGTAGTGTTTTTATAAAATCCGCTATTTTCACATCAGGTAATTGTCCATTTCCTTTAATGACTGCTATTTTATGTTTTTTAGGGTGAATCAATTTTTTTAAAGCATCAGCAAAAACATATTCTAATTGTTGGATAGAATTATTAACTCTTTCTTCGGTAGTTGCGCCAATAGTGTTTTTTACCAAAGCTACTTTAACACTTCTGTTCTGATAATTCATAATCGCCCATGGAACAACGGTTTCTATTGCCGTTTTTCCATTTTCCTGAACACTCACTTCCATGGGAGTAAGTCCGAGTCTTTGTAGTTCCTCTAACGTTTCTTTTCTAAATTCTTCTTCTTCAATTGGATTGGTAAAGACATACTGTATTTTTGGATTTATAGCATTGAATTCTTCTAATATCTGTTTCGTTTCTGCTTGTAATCGTCTAAATTCTGAAGGGAAGTCACCTTCTAACAAAACATCGATAGAAATAGGAACTTCTGCTTCAGCTAGTAAGTTTTCTGTAGCTTCAGAAAGTGTAAAACGATGATCAGCAGTAAGATCAAAACGACTGTACAGGCTGCTTCCTCCAAGATTAATCAATATAACTGCAATAGCACCGAAAGAAGCAAGTTTCAGGATGTTTTTTCTGGAATATTTCTTTAGTACAATGGTCGTTAAAAACACAAACAATGTAATAATGCTTGCGAAATAAATGATATCTCTAGTATCTAAAACTCCCTGACTAATACGTTCATAATGCAACTGAATTCCTATTTGTTCTATAGTGTAATCCGTAGCGCCTAATAGTTGATAATTGGCTAATCCACTAAATCCAAAATAGAATAAAAAACAAAGAAATATACCGATCAGAAAAGCTACTATCTGATTGTTTGTTATTGATGATGAAAACGTTCCAATGGCCGTATAAGAAGCACTAAGAAGGAAGAGAGCGATGTAAGATCCAGTCGTACTGCCTACATCCAGATTTCCTATCGGATTTCCTAATTGATGAACAGTGATTATATATAATAAACTGGGAATTAATGCAATCACGATAAGGAAAAGACTTCCTATATATTTTCCCGAGACTAATTGCCAATGTCTTATGGGTTTGGTTAATAAAAGTTCTAGAGTGCCTTGTTTTCTCTCCTCGGCAATGCTACGCATAGTTATTGCTGGAATCAAAAATAACAAGATCCATGGAGCGATTAAAAAGAATGGAGAAAGATCAGCAAAGCCACTGTCAAGAACATTAAACTGTCCTTTGAATACCCATAAAAAGAGTCCGTTAAGTACTAGGAATAGTCCTATCACCAAATACCCTACAGCCGAGGCAAAAAATGTATTTATTTCTTTTCTTATTATTGCTAGCATTCTTTACAAAATTATGAGTTATGAGTTGTAGAGTTTAGAAAAATAAAATGCATACCTCTTTATTCTGAACCCCAAACTTGTTCTACACTCCAGGCTTCTGGTTTTTGGTTAAACTTATTTTTTGTGTTTGCCCAAACACCTTTAAATAACGAAGAGTTTCTGTAGTTATTGAGATGCTCTTCAGATTCCCAATGACTATAGGTAAAAAACTGGTTGGTTTGATGGATATCTCGTATCAATTTTAGGTGCAAGCATCCTTCAAAATTTCGAATTTTATCTTTATTCTGATCGAAATTCTCCAAAAAAGCATCTATTTGTTCAGGAATGAACCCCAATTTTACAATCCGTATGATCATTTTAGTTTTTTAGGTGATGACAAAGCTATAAAGTTCCTTAATAACTTTTATTATTATTTATGATGTTTTCAAAATCATTAATTTCAAAACTACTTTCAAAAGCCCAAAATATTGTTGATTTTATTCTTTTATCCTCTATTAAAAACTCTATAGTGCATGTAACAATGTTGAAGCCTAATAATCTGATGTTCGATTTTTGGACAGTAAACTTTCTAATGTGTTCTAATGATATTTTACTGTTTCCTCTTTTAGAATTTATGTAAAGAAATTGTCTGTCATATATTAGTTTTTCCGAATCTTTAACAGTCTTTATCGTGATTAGATATACAACAAGTGTAATGATACTTATTGCAGTAACTAACCAAATTGATAGATGTTTAAGAAGTACAATTGAGATTACAACTCCCAGAATTCCCAATATCACAGGAAGAAAAAGTTTAATGAAAATATTATGTTTGGAAAGTTCTGTCAATTTTTTGTTTTAAATTTTCAAAGCTACAAAGTTCTGTAAAGTTTTTTAGTTTATTAGCATTGGAGTATTTTCTAAAGATCTAACTATCCAAAGCTATAGAAATCTTACCAACTCAAAAACTCCCATACTCAAAAACTAATTCACTCAAAAGTAATACTCACCGTATCACGATAATGCAATCCGAATAAACTAGAAGCCCCACCAACAGTTTTTGGATTACTTTTATAAATGGCTAGTTCTAAATATCCAGATGAATTGAAGACTGCTAGTTTCTTTCCATCTTCTTCACGCTTACTTTTTTCAATATTAAAATTTATAGCATCACTATATCGCTCATAAATAGTACTGAAAACTGCACTTCTGGCGGTAATTTTAAATTCACGTCCTTTTCCTACATCTTCAAAAAGTTTACGGGTAATATTGGTAATTAGATTTCCGTAGTTATCAATATAGATAATACTTCCTACAATTTGTTTATCTCCAACATTGACAATTGGAGTAATTCCTTTTATTAATTTGATATCTGTAATTGATTTCCCAATAACTTCTAGTGTTCCTCCACGAGCAATGTGGCAGGCTACTGTTACAAAAACATCTAGTACGGGAAAATTTGTGCCAATCGCATCATGTATATTAATTTCTACAATTTTTTCTGGTCTAAATTCTGAAGCAATTAAAGAAATCAATCCATTATTAGCACAGATAAAGTAGTGATCATCAAGCTTTACGGCAATGTGTTTGTTTTCTGGATTCAGTTCACTGTCAATCCCAATGATATGGATACTTCCTTTCGGAAAACTCTTATAAGCATTTTGGATAATGTAGGCTGCCTCTATAATGTGGAATGGCGAAATTTCATGAGAAATGTCTACAACTGTAGCCTGTGGTAGTTCGGTATAGATAGCACCTTTAACCGCAGACACAAAGTGATCTTTGATTCCGAAATCAGTAGTTAAAGTTATTATTGGCATCTATAAGAATTGTTAATATCTTTTAATTATAAGCGCTTAAAAATATGTAAATTTGCTATGAAGTTATTCAAAGTTTTTTTGAATCCAGGAATTTGTAATAAAAACATACGAGTTTATCATTTTCGACCACTTAATATCTTTTATGATCTTAAAAAAAGTTTCAACGTTAGTACGTTTTTCATTTTTGATTCCCCGGCAAAAACTTCAAACAATCCCGATAGCTATTGGGAGAACAAACTTAGTCAATCCAAAAAACAATTCATACTAAAATTTCTATAGCTTTTGAACGAACTTATTATTGAACTGACAGAAATCAATCCACGGGAGTTTTTCGGACTTCAGAATAGTAATATTCAATTACTGAAAAAATATTTCCCAAAACTTAAAATTGTAGCCAGAGGAAGTAAACTAAAGGTATATGGTGATGAAGATATGCTCGAAGAATTTGATATGCGCTTAAATATGCTTTTAGAGCATTTTGGAAAGTATAATAAATTGGATGAGAATGTGATCGAGCGTGTACTTACCAGTGATAGCAAAGCGGATTATGAAACATCTGCAGTTAGTGGAGAAACCTTGGTTCACGGAGTAGGAGGTAAAGCCATTAAAGCGCAGACGGCAAATCAGCGTAAACTGGTAGAGTTGACCTACAAAAATGATATGGTTTTTGCTATTGGACCAGCGGGAACTGGTAAAACATATACTGGAGTAGCATTAGCAGTAAAAGCACTAAAAGAAAAACAAGTAAGAAGAATAATCCTTACACGTCCCGCTGTAGAAGCAGGAGAGAATCTTGGATTTTTACCAGGAGATTTAAAAGAAAAATTGGATCCGTATATGCAACCATTATACGATGCATTACGAGATATGATTCCTGCAGAAAAACTAGAAAGTTTTATAGAAAAAGGAGTGATACAAATTGCGCCTATGGCTTTTATGCGTGGTCGTACATTAGATAATGCCTTTGTAATTCTTGATGAAGCACAGAATACAACGCATGCGCAAATGAAGATGTTCCTGACACGTATGGGTAAAAATGCCAAATTTATGATTACTGGTGATCCGGGACAGATTGATTTACCACGTAGGGTAACCTCTGGTCTAAAAGAAGCGCTATTAGTATTAAAAGGAGTTTCTGGAATCGGAGTCATACACCTAGATGATAAGGATGTGATCCGTCATAAACTAGTGAAAAAGGTGATTGCGGCCTATAAAGAAATAGAAAATAGAAACGATTAATTTTAATTAAGAATTAAGAATAATAGAATTAAGTTTAAATAGGATATACTTTTCTCTTTGCGACTTAGATTCTTAGATACTTTGCAACTTTAAAAAAAATGAGTACCATAGTTGACACCAATTACAATTTTCCAGGACAGAAATCTGTTTATAAAGGAAAAGTTAGAGAAGTATATAATATCAATGACGAATTATTAGTCATGATTGCTACAGATCGTTTATCGGCCTTTGATGTGGTTATGCCAAAAGGAATTCCGTTTAAAGGGCAAATCCTAAATCAGATTGCTACACAAATGATGAAAGCCACCGAAGATTTAGTTCCTAATTGGTTAATAGCTACTCCAGATCCTAATGTAGCG
Coding sequences:
- the gldG gene encoding gliding motility-associated ABC transporter substrate-binding protein GldG is translated as MLAIIRKEINTFFASAVGYLVIGLFLVLNGLFLWVFKGQFNVLDSGFADLSPFFLIAPWILLFLIPAITMRSIAEERKQGTLELLLTKPIRHWQLVSGKYIGSLFLIVIALIPSLLYIITVHQLGNPIGNLDVGSTTGSYIALFLLSASYTAIGTFSSSITNNQIVAFLIGIFLCFLFYFGFSGLANYQLLGATDYTIEQIGIQLHYERISQGVLDTRDIIYFASIITLFVFLTTIVLKKYSRKNILKLASFGAIAVILINLGGSSLYSRFDLTADHRFTLSEATENLLAEAEVPISIDVLLEGDFPSEFRRLQAETKQILEEFNAINPKIQYVFTNPIEEEEFRKETLEELQRLGLTPMEVSVQENGKTAIETVVPWAIMNYQNRSVKVALVKNTIGATTEERVNNSIQQLEYVFADALKKLIHPKKHKIAVIKGNGQLPDVKIADFIKTLQEYYFVGAFTLDSVSSNPEKTLQDLQKFDLVINAKPTQPFSENEKYVLDQFIMEGGKSLWLVESVAMEIDSLFTQKSQGTAVAFMQDLRLGDALFSYGVRINPVLVNDLYSAPLMLASGQGNDTQFTPHPWFYSSLTKSSSKHPIVKNIESVKFEFSNQIDTLKNGVQKTILLTSSERSKLEGIPAEIRLDNIIGQKPDIASYIDGNHNLAVLLEGSFKSAYKDRVKPFKLTNAKNESAATKMVVIADGDVMKNGIRKGRPITLGYDPYLNLQYGNKEFLLNTVNYLLDDSGLTEVRGKEINIAFLDIEKVVENRTFWQVINIIIPLLILGLFGFAFSFIRKKKYQK
- a CDS encoding putative quinol monooxygenase, producing MIIRIVKLGFIPEQIDAFLENFDQNKDKIRNFEGCLHLKLIRDIHQTNQFFTYSHWESEEHLNNYRNSSLFKGVWANTKNKFNQKPEAWSVEQVWGSE
- a CDS encoding S-adenosyl-l-methionine hydroxide adenosyltransferase family protein; protein product: MPIITLTTDFGIKDHFVSAVKGAIYTELPQATVVDISHEISPFHIIEAAYIIQNAYKSFPKGSIHIIGIDSELNPENKHIAVKLDDHYFICANNGLISLIASEFRPEKIVEINIHDAIGTNFPVLDVFVTVACHIARGGTLEVIGKSITDIKLIKGITPIVNVGDKQIVGSIIYIDNYGNLITNITRKLFEDVGKGREFKITARSAVFSTIYERYSDAINFNIEKSKREEDGKKLAVFNSSGYLELAIYKSNPKTVGGASSLFGLHYRDTVSITFE
- a CDS encoding PhoH family protein, which translates into the protein MNELIIELTEINPREFFGLQNSNIQLLKKYFPKLKIVARGSKLKVYGDEDMLEEFDMRLNMLLEHFGKYNKLDENVIERVLTSDSKADYETSAVSGETLVHGVGGKAIKAQTANQRKLVELTYKNDMVFAIGPAGTGKTYTGVALAVKALKEKQVRRIILTRPAVEAGENLGFLPGDLKEKLDPYMQPLYDALRDMIPAEKLESFIEKGVIQIAPMAFMRGRTLDNAFVILDEAQNTTHAQMKMFLTRMGKNAKFMITGDPGQIDLPRRVTSGLKEALLVLKGVSGIGVIHLDDKDVIRHKLVKKVIAAYKEIENRND